One window of Planctomycetaceae bacterium genomic DNA carries:
- a CDS encoding glycosyltransferase family 4 protein, whose amino-acid sequence MADTVQRILLLDSELSFRGSSLLTLRLARGLEKREIDSALLCTGVGPLDENQLKGVRLHCISGYTIPVWGQVVLRTLYRDMQKEPPDVIHAQDYRLLPQAGWFADRLQRPVVVTVSDHSEAAALNLRSVTPWLKAIISVSESVQNQIAPHPRLGEIEQRVILPGVAVPEEGAIRQPMDSPSEPVIGMAGPLEVVKGASFFLRACHRLVESGHDIRIILAGSGPEERSLRNLASSLELSRRLTFVDGSVSMRAYLSAMDIFCLPSLQQGFGVMMLEAMALGRPVIASGVGGVVTVIEDGVNGLFVPPSDSRSLADKISELLKDPDRAREIGHAGQMRVTERFNENRMLDEIIQLYCEVSSPPSRRTATLPLPTVKPSTVSGSAR is encoded by the coding sequence ATGGCGGATACAGTTCAAAGAATTCTTTTGCTGGACAGTGAGTTGTCGTTCCGCGGCTCCTCTCTGCTGACCCTGCGACTCGCTCGCGGACTTGAGAAGCGAGAGATTGACTCAGCCCTGCTATGCACGGGTGTTGGTCCGCTGGATGAGAACCAGTTGAAAGGCGTTCGCCTGCACTGTATCAGCGGATACACCATTCCTGTGTGGGGACAGGTCGTTCTGCGTACGCTCTACCGTGACATGCAAAAGGAACCACCGGATGTAATTCACGCTCAGGACTATCGGCTGCTGCCGCAGGCAGGCTGGTTTGCGGATCGTCTGCAGCGGCCTGTTGTGGTAACGGTCAGTGATCACAGTGAAGCTGCGGCTCTGAATCTGCGATCGGTGACTCCCTGGCTGAAAGCCATCATTTCTGTGAGCGAAAGCGTCCAGAATCAAATTGCTCCTCACCCGCGTCTTGGTGAAATTGAGCAGCGAGTCATCCTGCCGGGTGTGGCCGTTCCGGAAGAAGGGGCAATTCGGCAACCCATGGATTCGCCGTCAGAACCTGTGATCGGAATGGCCGGGCCGCTGGAAGTCGTAAAAGGCGCCTCATTCTTTCTTCGGGCCTGTCATCGCCTGGTCGAATCTGGTCACGATATTCGAATCATTCTGGCGGGCAGTGGTCCGGAAGAACGCAGTCTCCGAAACCTGGCTTCGTCACTGGAACTTAGCCGCCGTCTGACATTTGTGGACGGTAGTGTTTCGATGCGTGCGTACCTTTCAGCGATGGACATATTCTGTCTGCCGTCACTGCAGCAGGGGTTTGGTGTCATGATGCTGGAAGCAATGGCTTTGGGCCGACCGGTGATCGCATCCGGCGTCGGAGGGGTCGTGACAGTGATCGAGGATGGTGTCAATGGCCTTTTCGTCCCGCCATCGGACAGCCGCAGTCTCGCGGACAAAATCTCGGAACTGCTGAAGGACCCGGACCGCGCCAGAGAAATCGGACATGCAGGCCAGATGCGTGTCACAGAGCGATTCAATGAGAATCGTATGCTGGATGAGATCATTCAGCTGTACTGCGAGGTCAGTTCGCCGCCCAGCCGTCGAACGGCGACACTGCCACTTCCGACGGTGAAACCATCAACGGTCTCAGGAAGTGCCAGGTAG
- a CDS encoding 3-dehydroquinate synthase — protein sequence MPRSTGNKSEQDNELLDVDFKVEFRHRLRFTTDVLGEDCNTLVDVLPASEGQRPRVQFWIDEFVLEANPDLKQQIHVLGRTFANQIQVCGKPQVVPGGEAVKNDVHIVERMLKVFNEADLDRRSYVVVIGGGAVLDAVGFAAAIAHRGIRLVRIPTTTLAQADSGIGVKNSINLFHKKNWIGTFAVPWAVINDRRLLQTLSDRDFRCGFSEAVKVSLLKDADFFQRICRDARAIAARGAECWPVIADSAKWHLRHITAGGDPFEMLEARPLDFGHWSAHKLETMTEFELRHGEAVAIGVAVDTVYSGLRHGLPSDSVERVLQCLSDLRLLFRHPAMSRTDELFAGLEEFRQHLGGRLTLTMLQELGRPIDVHEVDRTAMRQAIQTVADRVSAETRPAPANLPRVL from the coding sequence ATGCCCCGGTCAACCGGAAACAAGTCTGAACAGGACAACGAATTGCTGGACGTCGATTTTAAGGTCGAGTTCCGCCATCGCCTTCGATTCACGACTGATGTGCTTGGTGAAGACTGCAATACGCTGGTCGACGTCCTGCCTGCTTCCGAGGGCCAGCGCCCACGCGTTCAATTCTGGATCGATGAATTTGTTCTGGAAGCCAATCCCGACCTGAAGCAACAGATCCATGTTCTCGGCAGAACATTCGCGAATCAGATTCAGGTTTGCGGAAAACCTCAGGTGGTACCGGGCGGCGAAGCCGTCAAGAACGACGTCCACATCGTCGAACGGATGCTGAAGGTTTTCAACGAGGCGGATCTGGATCGCCGCAGCTACGTCGTGGTGATCGGTGGCGGAGCCGTTCTGGATGCAGTTGGATTTGCCGCTGCCATCGCCCACCGTGGGATTCGCCTGGTGCGAATTCCCACGACCACTCTGGCACAGGCCGATTCCGGTATAGGCGTCAAGAATAGTATTAACCTGTTTCACAAGAAGAACTGGATCGGCACCTTTGCAGTGCCCTGGGCAGTCATCAACGATCGTCGGCTGCTGCAAACGCTCAGTGATCGGGACTTCCGTTGTGGGTTCTCCGAAGCCGTCAAGGTTTCGCTTTTGAAGGATGCCGACTTCTTCCAGCGGATCTGCAGGGATGCCAGGGCCATCGCGGCAAGGGGCGCTGAATGCTGGCCAGTGATCGCGGATTCGGCAAAATGGCATCTCCGACACATCACCGCCGGGGGTGACCCATTTGAGATGCTGGAAGCGCGGCCACTGGATTTTGGCCACTGGTCGGCCCACAAACTTGAAACGATGACGGAGTTCGAACTCCGGCACGGCGAAGCGGTGGCCATTGGAGTTGCCGTGGATACGGTGTACTCCGGTCTTCGGCACGGATTACCCTCCGACTCTGTTGAACGCGTGCTGCAGTGCCTGAGCGATTTGAGACTCTTATTTCGCCATCCTGCGATGAGCCGAACTGATGAACTTTTCGCAGGACTCGAAGAATTTCGCCAACACCTGGGTGGACGCCTGACTCTCACCATGCTTCAGGAACTCGGCAGGCCGATCGATGTGCACGAAGTCGATCGAACGGCGATGAGGCAGGCCATTCAAACGGTCGCCGATCGGGTCTCCGCCGAAACCCGTCCCGCACCAGCGAATTTGCCGCGCGTCCTGTGA
- the floA gene encoding flotillin-like protein FloA (flotillin-like protein involved in membrane lipid rafts): MSQLFLQAPTLAASPGQLVVVVFVLLFVVAFLAIFAQFASLWLQCKFSGAGISLVGLIKMRLRKCDPRVIVVSKIMAVQAGLTRFYPITTAALEAHYLAKGNVRNVVRALIAAQRAGIELDWDTAQAIDLAGRDILEAVKTSVNPKVIDCPDPRRTAGTLDAVAGDGIQLRARARVTVRTNIAQLIGGATEETVIARVGQGIVQAIGSTHSYKLVLENPDSISKIVLSQGLEAQTAYEIVSIDIADIDVGENIGARLQADQAEADMRVAQAKAEQRRSEARAREQEMVARIQENRAKVVLAEAQVPNAVAEAFGGKQIGLLDFYELKNVQADTRMRDALAGEGARPQRSMDG; the protein is encoded by the coding sequence ATGAGCCAGCTCTTTCTGCAGGCACCAACATTGGCTGCGTCGCCAGGTCAACTGGTTGTCGTTGTGTTTGTGCTGTTATTCGTGGTGGCATTTCTCGCCATTTTCGCGCAGTTTGCGAGCCTGTGGCTGCAGTGCAAATTTTCCGGTGCAGGGATTTCGCTGGTCGGTCTGATCAAGATGCGGCTGCGAAAGTGTGATCCCCGAGTCATCGTGGTGAGCAAGATTATGGCTGTTCAGGCCGGACTGACCCGGTTCTATCCAATTACCACGGCAGCACTCGAAGCCCATTACCTCGCAAAAGGAAACGTGCGAAACGTCGTGCGAGCCTTGATCGCGGCGCAGCGAGCAGGGATCGAACTTGACTGGGACACAGCGCAGGCCATTGATCTTGCGGGGCGTGATATCCTGGAAGCGGTCAAGACCAGTGTAAATCCAAAGGTGATTGATTGTCCGGATCCCCGCCGCACAGCCGGAACGCTGGATGCTGTTGCAGGTGATGGTATTCAACTCCGTGCCCGCGCTCGCGTCACGGTGAGGACCAACATCGCTCAGTTGATCGGCGGTGCGACCGAAGAAACGGTGATTGCACGCGTTGGTCAGGGGATCGTGCAGGCCATCGGCTCGACGCATTCCTACAAGCTGGTTCTTGAAAATCCGGATTCCATATCGAAAATCGTGCTGTCACAAGGTCTGGAAGCCCAGACCGCTTACGAAATCGTTTCGATTGACATCGCAGATATTGATGTCGGTGAAAACATCGGAGCGAGACTTCAGGCGGATCAGGCCGAAGCGGATATGAGAGTTGCTCAGGCTAAAGCTGAACAACGTCGTTCTGAAGCCCGGGCTCGCGAGCAGGAGATGGTCGCTCGAATTCAGGAAAACCGAGCCAAGGTCGTCCTGGCCGAAGCGCAGGTTCCCAATGCAGTGGCGGAAGCGTTCGGTGGAAAACAGATCGGCTTACTGGACTTCTACGAATTGAAGAACGTTCAGGCAGATACCCGCATGAGAGATGCACTGGCTGGCGAAGGGGCTCGACCACAACGATCGATGGACGGCTAG
- a CDS encoding NfeD family protein has translation MPDAGVLATILLIVGLFLLILEFFIPSFGLIGIVALISLLVSLWSAWQAWGGGRNPSFFYTYLGLLVCGIPGTLGLGFYLLQYSAIGKSVILQPPTLVQVPNPLEELIGKVGTTQTLLTPGGMVVVEKNRYHAESTGMLIDPNTPVIVVEVRSSRLVVRPVGASEMATAVTIAEPRVTTEDSGHSKVDPLTADIENTRELNPDQSRVRSDKLDFDIPEDYTA, from the coding sequence ATGCCGGATGCGGGTGTACTGGCCACAATACTGCTGATCGTGGGACTTTTCCTGCTGATCCTGGAGTTTTTCATCCCCAGCTTCGGCCTGATTGGAATTGTTGCTCTGATTTCGCTGCTGGTTTCCCTCTGGAGCGCCTGGCAGGCGTGGGGTGGAGGCCGAAATCCCTCGTTTTTTTACACATACCTGGGTCTGCTGGTGTGTGGAATTCCCGGGACGCTGGGGCTTGGATTCTATCTGCTGCAATATTCAGCCATCGGTAAGTCTGTGATCCTGCAGCCACCAACGCTGGTGCAGGTCCCCAACCCGCTGGAAGAATTGATCGGAAAGGTCGGTACGACTCAAACGCTGCTGACTCCCGGCGGAATGGTGGTCGTCGAGAAAAATCGATATCACGCTGAAAGCACCGGGATGTTAATTGATCCAAATACACCGGTGATCGTTGTCGAAGTTCGAAGCAGTCGGTTGGTTGTGCGACCAGTGGGGGCATCCGAAATGGCGACGGCAGTCACCATCGCAGAGCCCCGTGTGACGACCGAGGACAGTGGTCACAGCAAGGTGGATCCATTGACCGCCGACATCGAGAACACAAGGGAACTGAATCCAGATCAATCGCGAGTTCGTTCGGACAAGCTTGACTTTGATATTCCAGAGGACTACACCGCCTGA
- a CDS encoding HAD family phosphatase — translation MSDFNTNPSAEYNIRAVVFDLDGLMLNTEDVFDLAGQQLLERRGMVMTTQVRDAMLGRRAHEAFAVMKEMTGVKDDIHALMMETKELFAAIAENRLAMMPGLPELLDLIESRNLPRAVATSSPRSYMTELLTRFNLLDRFHFTMTAEDVTHGKPHPEIYLAVAERLNVAPSEMLVLEDSETGTRAASAAGAIIVSVPNRHTAAGDFSMATLRVESLQDARLLSLLNGEK, via the coding sequence ATGTCTGATTTCAACACGAATCCTTCCGCCGAGTATAACATTCGAGCCGTCGTCTTTGATCTCGATGGACTCATGCTGAACACAGAAGATGTTTTCGATCTCGCTGGTCAGCAGCTGCTGGAACGCCGTGGGATGGTCATGACCACTCAAGTGCGAGACGCCATGCTCGGTCGACGGGCTCACGAAGCATTCGCTGTGATGAAGGAAATGACGGGGGTAAAAGACGACATCCACGCATTGATGATGGAGACAAAGGAACTGTTTGCCGCCATCGCTGAGAATCGCCTGGCGATGATGCCAGGACTCCCGGAATTGCTGGACCTGATCGAAAGTCGTAACCTTCCCCGGGCTGTCGCGACGTCATCTCCCCGGAGCTACATGACCGAACTTCTGACCCGTTTCAATCTGCTCGACCGGTTTCATTTTACAATGACCGCAGAAGATGTGACCCACGGGAAACCCCATCCGGAGATCTACCTCGCAGTCGCGGAACGGCTGAACGTTGCACCGTCCGAGATGCTGGTTCTGGAAGACAGTGAAACGGGGACTCGAGCCGCTTCTGCTGCCGGGGCCATCATTGTCAGTGTCCCAAACCGTCACACCGCCGCTGGCGACTTCAGCATGGCCACCCTGCGCGTCGAGAGTCTTCAGGACGCTCGGTTGCTGTCACTCCTGAATGGTGAAAAATAA